In Dyadobacter sp. NIV53, a single window of DNA contains:
- a CDS encoding DUF1398 domain-containing protein: MFTVEQIKAVHSKVKSGADFPAYIQDIKKLGVTFYETFVTDGHTDYYGANDYKTSSVARYETLTIPQVSNVEQFKTDILAHQQGKTDYLTFCSDCAKSGIEKWSVCMDKMTCTYYDKAGCKILIEQIPQ; encoded by the coding sequence ATGTTTACAGTAGAACAAATTAAAGCGGTTCACAGTAAAGTGAAATCAGGTGCAGATTTTCCTGCATACATTCAGGACATCAAAAAATTGGGCGTTACCTTTTATGAAACTTTTGTGACTGACGGTCATACCGACTATTATGGTGCGAATGATTATAAAACTTCGTCAGTTGCCAGGTATGAAACTTTAACAATTCCCCAAGTTTCAAACGTTGAACAGTTTAAAACAGACATCTTGGCACATCAACAAGGCAAAACGGACTATCTAACTTTCTGTAGCGACTGTGCAAAGTCAGGTATTGAAAAATGGTCGGTTTGTATGGACAAAATGACCTGTACTTATTATGACAAAGCAGGCTGTAAAATTTTGATAGAACAAAT